In Streptomyces sp. P9-A4, the genomic window GGCGGATGCTCCGTCACCGCCCTCGCCCTGCACGCGCGGTACGACGCCGCCGGAGCCTCCGACGGCCTCGTCGAGCGCTGCCGGGCCGGGGACGCCGAGGGCGCGGGCCCGCTGCTCGCCGGGGAGCTCCGCCGTCAGCGGGCCGTCCTCGAATCGGTCGCCCACGGCCCGACCGGACTGCGCCGGGCCCGTGAGCTGTCCGTCGAGGGTGGCAGGGTGCTGCGCGCGGTCGTCTCGCGCCGGGCCCGTACCGCCTGAACCCTCAGGAACCGTCCTCCGGCGCCGCGATCGTCGCCGAGGCGATCGTCTCGGCGATCTCCCGCTCCGCCGTCGCCTTGTCGAGGCCGAGGCCGGTGAGGACGCCCTCGCCGTCCTCGTGCTCCAGGAGGGCGAGCAGGATGTGCTCGGTGCCGACGTAGTTGTGGTCGAGGCGCAGGGCCTCGCGGAACGTCAGCTCCAGGACCTTCTTCGCCGCGGCGTCGTACGGGACGAGCGCGGGCGCCTCGGCGGCGGCCGGCGGCAGGGTCGCCGTGAAGGCCTCCCGGACCTGCTCCGGGCTCACGCCCCGGGAGGCGATCCAGAGCGCCGCGAGCCCTTCGGGCTCGGCCAGCAGGCCGAGCGCCAGGTGGGCGGGGAGGATCTCGTCGTTCCCGGCGGCGGTGGCCTCGTTCTGAGAGGCCATGACCACGTTCCGCGCCCGGGGGGTGAAGCGGCTGAACCCCGCGTTCGGGTCCATCTTCTCCGCGTCCGGCTCCTTGGGCACGAAGCGCTTCTGGGCCGCCTGGCGGGTGACGCCCATGCTGCGGCCGATATCGGTCCAGGAGGCGCCGGAGCGCCGGGCCTGGTCCACGAAGTGGCCGATGAGGTGGTCGGCGACATCGCCGAGGTGGTCCGCCGCGATGACGGCGCCGGAGAGCTGCTCCAGGGCGTCGGGGTGGACCTTCTTGATCGCTTCGATGAGCTCGTCGAGACGGACGGGCACCTGCAGACCGACTGGATTCGTCATGAGCGCAACCCTAGGTTGACACCTTCCCACTGTCAACCGTCAGTTGACGGCGGGAAGGTGCAATACGCCCTGGGCAGGAGAGACGCGTGAGGAAGAAGGGGGAAATGGGAGACGACCGGGGCCGCCACCCCCCACAGGAGAGGCCCCGGTCGTCATCCACGGAGCCGCAGCACGGCTCCGTACTCCTTTCAGCGCCGGGGCCACGATTTCTGTCACACCGCGCACCCCGCCCGAAGGCTGCAAGTTGCACGAAGGGCACGGATCGCGTGGACGTGGCGCCGGGACACGACGTAGCGTGCAGATGCGCGAGGCAGCGTGGCGGTGGTGACCAGCCGCGATGAAGCGACGACGCGACCGACGAACAGGGTTTGGGGAGTGCTGGGGGACGACGCGGAGCTGACGGCCGCGGTGCTCGCTGCGCAGGACGGGGACGAGAACGCCTTCCGTGCTGTGTATCGCGCCGTGCATCCACGGTTGCTCGGCTACATACGCACACTGGTCGGCGACGCCGACGCGGAGGACGTCGCCTCGGAATCCTGGCTCCAGATAACCCGCGACCTCGACCGCTTCGACGGCGACGCCGACCGCTTCCGCGGCTGGGCGGCCCGGATCGCCCGCAACCGCGCCCTCGACCACATCCGGATGCGCGGCAGGCGGCCTGTCGTCGGCGGCGACGAGACCGAGCTGACCGACAAGCCCGCCGCGTCCGACACCGCGGGCGAAGCCCTGGAGGCGCTGGCCACCGGCCACACCATGGATCTGATCGCCCAGCTGCCGCAGGACCAGGCCGAGGCCGTCGTCCTCCGGGTCGTCGTCGGCCTGGACGCCAAGAGCGCCGCCGACGCCCTGGGGAAACGCCCCGGCGCCGTACGCACCGCCGCCCACCGCGGTCTCAAGAAGCTCGCCGAACTCCTCGGCGTCGACGACGGCGCGGCGGGCCCGGACGGCGCCGGCGAGCCCGCCGTATCGCTGGACGGTGTGCCTCCGCAACGTGGCCGTGGTCTCGGCGCCGTGGCCCCCGGCGGTGTGACGCAATCACGTCCGCGTACGCAGAAGGACATGTGATGGCCGACGAGCGGTACCAGTGGCTCGACCAGGAGGCCGCGGAGCGGCTGCTCCGCGGCGAGCCGGTCGACACGGTCGACGACCGCGCGCGGCGCCAGGCCGAACGCCTGGCCAAGGCCCTCGACACGGCCCGCACCCCGGACCTCCCGTCGGCCGTGCGCACCGAACTCCCCGGCGAGGCCGCCGCGCTCGCCGCCTTCCGGAAGACCGCCGCCGCGCGGTCCGCCGCGGCGAAGGCCGGAGCCACGACCGCCAGGACCGACCGGGCGAACCGCGCCGACCACGCCGATCTGGGACACGTACGGCTCTCGCCCGTCACGGCCCCGGCCCGTCGCTGGGGACGCTCCGTGCGGTACGGGCTCGCCGCCGCGGTCGCCGCCGTCACGGTCGGCGGGGTCGCCGTCGCCGCGGGCACCGGCATGCTGCCGCTGGTGGGCCCCGCGCCGGCCAGCTCCGTCACGGCGGGGGAGAGCGCCGACCCGCTCGTGTCCTCGCACCCCGGGATACCCGAGGACCCCGGGGCGCCCCCGGCACGACCGGGCGGAGGCGACGGCTCGTCCGGCGCGTCCCCCTCGGCCGGTACGGGTACGAGCACCACGGCGCCGCCGACCGGAGGCCCGGACGGGCGGGGCACCGGCGGTACCCAGGCGGCCGGCGGGACCACGGCGGGCACCGGCAAGGAATCCGGGGGCGCGGGCAAGGACTCCGGCGGTACGGGCAAGGACAAGGGCACGGGCACGGACCCCGGCAGCACGGTCGCCCGGGACAAGGCCGTCAAGGCCTGCCGGGCGTACCGCTCGGGGAAGCTCGACGCCACCGGCCGGACCCAGCTCGCGGGCAGCCTGCGCAAGGGCGAGAGCCTGCGCCGCTACTGCGACCGGATCCTCGGCGGCGGCACCGGAACGGCCGCGGGGAGCGGCCAGGACGGGTCCAAGGACGACCCCAAGGACGACCCCCAGGGCGACAAGGGCGACAAGGGCAGGGACACGGACGAGGACTCGTCCGGCGGCGGCAACAGCGGCAACAGCGACAACGGCGGCAACGGCGACAGGAACGGCGGGAAGGGCAGCAGCGGCAACAGTGGCCGCGCCGCCGGAACGGCCGCCGGTCTCACCGCCGTGATCCCCCTCGACATCGCCGTCACCGCACGCCCGGCGCCCTCGGTGTAACACTTCCGGGCCCGGTGACGCAGTACTGAATGCCGACTGGTCATCGGCCGCGCAGAGAGCCGGGGTTCCCCCCGTACCTTCGGCTCCGCGCACCCGGCGCGGGTGGGACACGTTCCCCCGGTCCCACCCGCGCCCTCTCCTCCTCCACCCGGATCACCAGTGGACGACGACCTTGTCGCCGGTCTTCACCTGGTCGAAGAGGGCCGTGAGCTTGGCCCGGTCCCGGACGTTGACGCAGCCGTGCGAGGCCCCGTTGTAGCCGCGGGCCGCGAAGTCCGCCGAGTAGTGCACGGCCTGGCCGCGGCTGAAGTACATCGAGAGCGGCATCGGCGTGTGGTAGAGCCGGGACCAGTCCTGGCGGACCTTGCGCTCGACGGTGAAGACGCCCTCGCGCGTCGGGGTGTTCTCCGAGCCGAAGCGGACGTCCATCGACGAGACGACCCTGCCGTCGATCATCCAGGCCAGGGTCCGGCTCTCCTTGCTGATGCAGAGCACCCGGCCGGTCATGCACCGGGGGTCGGGGGTGTCGAGCTTGTTGGTGGTCGCGGGCTTCAGCTCGTCGGCGGTGGGCTTCGTGCTCACGTCCAGCAGCCGCCGCCAGGTCGTCTCGTCGACCGTGCCGGTCGCGGGCAGCCCCCGCCGCTTCTGGAAGGCCCTGACCGCGTTCGCCGTCATCGTGCCGTAGAACCCGGTGGGCGCCCGGTCGAAGTGGTCGAGCTGCCGCAGTCGCGCCTGGAGCTCACGGACCTGCGCGCTCTCGTCGCCGTCGTCCATCAGGATCCGGGACCCCGGCTTCCCGGTGGCGGGCGTGGTGGGGGTGGCGGACCCGGTGGGCGGGGCGGTCGTCGCGGTGGGGGACGGGGCCTTGCCGTCGTCGCCCGGGGTGCCGGTCGCGCTCGGCGCGGCCGGGGCCGATGTCCGTGCCGGAGCCTTCGTCGGACCCGCGGAGCCTCCGCCGCCCGCCGCCTGGGCCGTACAGCCCGCCGCGAGGGCCACCGAGGCCGCTGCCAGTACCGCTCTGCGTATGACGGAAGAAGACCGCTTCATCGTTGCCCCCGGGACGAGTCGTGTGTAGCTAGGGATGCTTCCCGCGCGTGTGCGGTTGCGCTCCCGGGAGGCGGACCGCGCATGCTGTGAGGAAGGTCCCAGCGCGCTGCCCTCCATCGCCCGGACACCCGCCGCTACAGTCCGTCGCGAGGGTCGGTACCGCTGAGTACACAGCTATCGGGAGGCACAACGCATGGCGCGCGAGTCGGAGTCGGGGCTGCCCGTCGAGCCGGTCTACGGACCGGACGCCCTGGACGGATGGGACCCCGCCGAGAAGCTGGGTGAGCCGGGCGCGTACCCCTTCACGCGCGGTGTGTACCCGTCGATGTACACGGGCCGGCCGTGGACGATGCGGCAGTACGCGGGCTTCGGCACCGCCGTCGAGTCCAACGCCCGCTACAAGCAGCTCATCGCCAACGGCACGATGGGGCTCTCCGTCGCCTTCGACCTGCCGACGCAGATGGGCCACGACTCGGACGCGCCGATCGCCTCCGGCGAGGTCGGCAAGGTCGGCGTCGCGATCGACTCGATCGACGACATGCGCGTCCTGTTCGACGGCATCCCGCTGGACAAGGTCTCCACGTCGATGACCATCAACGCCCCCGGTGCCCTCCTGCTGCTGCTCTACCAACTCGTCGGCGAGGAGCAGGGCGTCCCGGCCGACAAGCTGACCGGCACCATCCAGAACGACGTGCTGAAGGAGTACATCGCCCGGGGGACGTACATCTTCCCGCCGAAGCCCTCGCTGCGGCTGATCGCGGACATCTTCAAGTACTGCCGGACCGAGATCCCCAAGTGGAACACCATCTCGATCTCCGGCTACCACATGGCCGAGGCCGGTGCCTCGCCCGCGCAGGAGATCGCGTTCACCCTCGCCGACGGCATCGAGTACGTGCGGACCGCCGTCGCCGCCGGCATGGACGTGGACGACTTCGCGCCCCGCCTCTCCTTCTTCTTCGTGGCCCGTACGACGATCCTGGAGGAGGTCGCCAAGTTCCGGGCGGCCCGCCGGATCTGGGCGCGGGTCATGAAGGAGGAGTTCGGCGCGAAGAACCCCAAGTCGCTGATGCTCCGCTTCCACACCCAGACGGCCGGCGTGCAGCTCACCGCCCAGCAGCCCGAGGTCAACCTGGTGCGGGTCGCCGTGCAGGGCCTCGCGGCCGTCCTCGGCGGCACCCAGTCGCTGCACACCAACTCCTTCGACGAGGCCATCGCCCTGCCGACGGACAAGTCCGCCCGCCTCGCCCTGCGCACCCAGCAGGTCCTGGCGTACGAGACCGACGTCACCGCGACCGTCGACCCCTTCGCCGGCAGCTATGTCGTCGAGAAGATGACGGACGACGTCGAGGCCGCGGCCCTGGAGCTGATGGGCCGGGTCGAGGAGATGGGCGGCGCGGTCAGCGCGATCGAGCGCGGCTTCCAGAAGGGCGAGATCGAGCGCTCCGCCTACCGGATCGCGCAGGAGACCGACAGCGGCGAGCGGGTCGTCGTCGGCGTCAACCGCTACACGATCGACGTCGAGGAGCCCTACGAGCCGCTCCGCGTCGACCCGGCGATCGAGGCCCAGCAGGCCGAGCGCCTGGCGAAGCTCCGGCAGGAACGCGACCGGTCGGCCGTGGACGCGGCGCTCGTCGAGCTGAAGAAGGCGGCCGAGGGGACGGACAACGTCCTGTACCCGATGCGGACGGCCCTCAAGGCGCGCGCGACGGTCGGCGAGGTCTGCGACGCGCTGCGGGAGGTCTGGGGCACGTACGTCCCGACCGACGCGTTCTAGTCCTTCGTTCCCCGAGTTCTTCCAGGGCCGTAGACGCAGGTCACAGCGGAGTGTCGCACCCGTGTGCGACACTCCGCCCATGCTGGGTGTCACCGATCTTCCGACCTATCTCGCGGGCCTCGTCCTCATCATCCTGCTGCCGGGGCCGAACTCGCTGTACGTCCTGTCCGTCGCCGCCCGCAAGGGCACCCGGACCGGATACAAGGCCGCCGCCGGGGTGTTCACCGGCGACGCGGTCCTCATGACGCTGGCCGCGCTCGGTGCGGCCTCGCTGCTCCAGACCACGCCGCTGCTCTTCATGGTCGTGAAGTACGCGGGCGCCGGGTATCTGGCCTGGATGGCGTACGGGATGCTGCGGTCCGCCTGGGCGATGTGGCGCTCGCGCGCGGAGACGGTGACCGACGAGCCGGAGCCGGTACTGGCGGCGCCGGGCGAGAACCCGTACCGCAGGGCCCTCGTCATCAGCCTCTTCAACCCGAAG contains:
- a CDS encoding RNA polymerase sigma factor, with the protein product MLGDDAELTAAVLAAQDGDENAFRAVYRAVHPRLLGYIRTLVGDADAEDVASESWLQITRDLDRFDGDADRFRGWAARIARNRALDHIRMRGRRPVVGGDETELTDKPAASDTAGEALEALATGHTMDLIAQLPQDQAEAVVLRVVVGLDAKSAADALGKRPGAVRTAAHRGLKKLAELLGVDDGAAGPDGAGEPAVSLDGVPPQRGRGLGAVAPGGVTQSRPRTQKDM
- the leuE gene encoding leucine efflux protein LeuE, yielding MLGVTDLPTYLAGLVLIILLPGPNSLYVLSVAARKGTRTGYKAAAGVFTGDAVLMTLAALGAASLLQTTPLLFMVVKYAGAGYLAWMAYGMLRSAWAMWRSRAETVTDEPEPVLAAPGENPYRRALVISLFNPKAILFLISFFVQFVDPSYAYPALSFLVLGTLLEIGSFLYLTMLIFGGTRLASAFRRRRRLSAGATSAAGALFLGFAAKLSLSSA
- a CDS encoding acyl-CoA mutase large subunit family protein; this encodes MARESESGLPVEPVYGPDALDGWDPAEKLGEPGAYPFTRGVYPSMYTGRPWTMRQYAGFGTAVESNARYKQLIANGTMGLSVAFDLPTQMGHDSDAPIASGEVGKVGVAIDSIDDMRVLFDGIPLDKVSTSMTINAPGALLLLLYQLVGEEQGVPADKLTGTIQNDVLKEYIARGTYIFPPKPSLRLIADIFKYCRTEIPKWNTISISGYHMAEAGASPAQEIAFTLADGIEYVRTAVAAGMDVDDFAPRLSFFFVARTTILEEVAKFRAARRIWARVMKEEFGAKNPKSLMLRFHTQTAGVQLTAQQPEVNLVRVAVQGLAAVLGGTQSLHTNSFDEAIALPTDKSARLALRTQQVLAYETDVTATVDPFAGSYVVEKMTDDVEAAALELMGRVEEMGGAVSAIERGFQKGEIERSAYRIAQETDSGERVVVGVNRYTIDVEEPYEPLRVDPAIEAQQAERLAKLRQERDRSAVDAALVELKKAAEGTDNVLYPMRTALKARATVGEVCDALREVWGTYVPTDAF
- a CDS encoding peptidoglycan-binding protein, with translation MKRSSSVIRRAVLAAASVALAAGCTAQAAGGGGSAGPTKAPARTSAPAAPSATGTPGDDGKAPSPTATTAPPTGSATPTTPATGKPGSRILMDDGDESAQVRELQARLRQLDHFDRAPTGFYGTMTANAVRAFQKRRGLPATGTVDETTWRRLLDVSTKPTADELKPATTNKLDTPDPRCMTGRVLCISKESRTLAWMIDGRVVSSMDVRFGSENTPTREGVFTVERKVRQDWSRLYHTPMPLSMYFSRGQAVHYSADFAARGYNGASHGCVNVRDRAKLTALFDQVKTGDKVVVHW
- a CDS encoding Clp protease N-terminal domain-containing protein, giving the protein MTNPVGLQVPVRLDELIEAIKKVHPDALEQLSGAVIAADHLGDVADHLIGHFVDQARRSGASWTDIGRSMGVTRQAAQKRFVPKEPDAEKMDPNAGFSRFTPRARNVVMASQNEATAAGNDEILPAHLALGLLAEPEGLAALWIASRGVSPEQVREAFTATLPPAAAEAPALVPYDAAAKKVLELTFREALRLDHNYVGTEHILLALLEHEDGEGVLTGLGLDKATAEREIAETIASATIAAPEDGS